The Paenibacillus sp. FSL H7-0357 nucleotide sequence ACTGGAGCGTGAAGTAATTCAAAGCTGCAAACAGAGCGGGAAATCCTATTTCCCGCTCTTCATTAATCCGGATAGTATGGAGAGAATGATCTTACAGGAGGGGAACACTACATGTCTGATACCGTACTGGACAAACAGGTCAAAACACAGAAGACCAGAAAACGCAGAGTCGATCCGGAAATCGGTGTGAGCCTTAGCTGGAAAACGCTAAAAACGCAAAAGCAGCTTATTTTCATGTCCGTGCCGCTTGCTATTTATTTAATTATCTTTAACTATGCTCCCATTTGGGGCTGGCTGATGGCCTTTCAGAACTACCGCCCGGCGCTACCCTTCGGCAAGCAGGAATGGGTAGGCTTGCAGCAGTTTAAGTTTTTATTTGAAGATGAGACCTTTATGATGGTGCTGCGCAACACGATTGCCATGAGCTTTATTAACCTTGTGCTTGGTACTGTTACAGCAATCGGCCTGGCTTTGCTGCTGAATGAGATCAAAGTCAAGTTTTTCAAACGTATCGTTCAGTCAATTTCGTATTTGCCGCACTTCTTGTCCTGGGTTATCGCGGCGGGCATCGTTGCCACTTCGCTGTCGATTGATGATGGAATTGTCAATATAATCTTAATGAAGCTTCATTTAATTAAAGAACCGATTATGTGGCTCAGTGAAGGGAAATATTTCTGGGGCATTGTCGGGGCTTCGAACGTGTGGAAAGAGGTGGGCTGGGGTACTATCATTTATCTGGCGGCCATTACCTCGATCGATCCTTCTCTGTATGAGGCAGCGTCCATAGACGGCGCCAAACGTTTTCAGAAGATGCGCTATGTCACACTTCCGGGGATTAAGGCTACATTCGTTATTTTGCTGATTATGAACATCGGACATATTCTGGATGCCGGCTTTGAACTCCAATATTTGCTTGGCAACGGGCTCACTGTGGACTGGTCGCAGACCATTGATATCTTTGTACTGAAG carries:
- a CDS encoding ABC transporter permease; its protein translation is MSDTVLDKQVKTQKTRKRRVDPEIGVSLSWKTLKTQKQLIFMSVPLAIYLIIFNYAPIWGWLMAFQNYRPALPFGKQEWVGLQQFKFLFEDETFMMVLRNTIAMSFINLVLGTVTAIGLALLLNEIKVKFFKRIVQSISYLPHFLSWVIAAGIVATSLSIDDGIVNIILMKLHLIKEPIMWLSEGKYFWGIVGASNVWKEVGWGTIIYLAAITSIDPSLYEAASIDGAKRFQKMRYVTLPGIKATFVILLIMNIGHILDAGFELQYLLGNGLTVDWSQTIDIFVLKYGISMGNYSLATAAGIFKTIVSVVLVFSANYIARRLGEERLV